The following coding sequences are from one Capsicum annuum cultivar UCD-10X-F1 chromosome 3, UCD10Xv1.1, whole genome shotgun sequence window:
- the LOC107865085 gene encoding uncharacterized protein LOC107865085: MLGGYDPYFAGSGEYSLELDEDDCCGNDEHDVVEFGRARILKFSRKKRTTTQKIIHDPTAKKVVWQLGMVFKDVNEFRRAVTKYAIRKRVPMEKWVNELKRVRVRCKDNCLWLLYVGFDKTTNDFMIKTYIPKHACNKTTKNYLYNAKFLVETFRERIIEQPNIRVFKFQELIIKKFKLYVGTTTARRTRAKVLKDIMGDHVVEFGGIIDYNDELLRTNPGISCVVKLGEADAAGQLLVVVAKNENNQMPSLAWELVEKENTNTWIWFVRCIRDDLGLGEGEGLTLITDMQKGLFATLDEVLPQFEHRRCLKGIPCAYVVAAVLFKKYLLYNYIDSCYSKETYLRTYVNVLEPVTNMKIWPISLNIIVAPPEITSFLGRPSKARRKEAGETMKLEKLPRTRLEMTCNLFHIRGHNKRGRPQSAPSAEPNAPLVTTPTGSGRGRGNQR; encoded by the exons ATGCTTGGAGGTTATGATCCTTACTTTGCAGGTTCTGGTGAGTATAGTCTTGaattagatgaagatgattgttGTGGTAATGATGAACATGATGTGGTTGAATTTGGTAGAGCAAGAATTCtaaagttttcaagaaaaaaaagaacaacaacTCAGAAAATCATTCATGACCCAACTGCAAAGAAAGTTGTTTGGCAGTTGGGTATGGTGTTTAAAGATGTGAATGAATTTAGAAGAGCagtgactaaatatgcaataagAAAAAGGGTTCCCATGGAGAAGTGGGTAAATGAGTTAAAAAGGGTTAGAGTTAGGTGCAAGGATAATTGCCTATGGCTTTTATATGTAGGTTTTGACAAGACAACAAATGATTTCATGATAAAAACTTATATTCCAAAGCATGCTTGCAATAAAACAACCAAAAATTACTTGTACAATGCAAAGTTTTTAGTTGAAACCTTCAGAGAAAGAATAATTGAGCAACCGAACATAAGGGTATTCaaatttcaagagttgattatAAAAAAGTTCAAACTGTATGTTGGTACTACTACTGCGAGAAGAACAAGAGCTAAAGTGTTGAAAGATATAATGGGTGATCATGTTGTAGAATTTGGAGGAATCATTGACTATAATGATGAACTGTTGAGGACAAACCCAGGGATCAGTTGTGTTGTTAAACTTGGTGAGGCTGATGCGGCAG GCCAATTGTTAGTTGTTGTGGCCAAGAATGAAAATAATCAGATGCCGTCACTTGCTTGGGAATTAGTTGAAAAGGAGAACACAAACACATGGATTTGGTTTGTTAGGTGCATAAGGGATGACCTAGgacttggagaaggtgaaggtctcACCTTGATTACagatatgcagaag GGACTGTTTGCAACACTTGATGAGGTGTTACCTCAATTTGAACATCGAAGATGT TTAAAGGGCATACCATGTGCATATGTTGTGGCTGCGGTATTGTTCAAGAAGTACCTTTTGTATAACTACATTGACAGCTGCTACAGCAAGGAAACATACTTGAGGACTTATGTCAATGTTCTTGAACCAGTAACAAACATGAAAATATGGCCTATTTCTTTAAACATTATTGTTGCACCACCTGAAATCACAAGTTTTCTTGGCAGACCATCTAAGGCTAGGAGGAAGGAAGCTGGAGAAACAATGAAATTAGAAAAATTGCCTAGAACTAGACTAGAAATGACATGTAATTTGTTTCATATTAGAGGCCACAACAAAAGAGGGCGCCCTCAAAGTGCACCATCAGCAGAACCAAATGCACCACTAGTAACAACACCTACTGGTTCAGGCAGGGGAAGAGGCAACCAAAGGTAA